In the Haloferula helveola genome, one interval contains:
- a CDS encoding Glu/Leu/Phe/Val dehydrogenase, translating into MAAEQFDQVADFLELNDELRERCKWPKRLITVTIPVRHDDGSTQVYFGHRVQHHLTRGPVKGGLRFHPDVELGEVAALAMWMNWKCALMDLPFGGGKGGVNCDPRHLSLGEQERITRRYTMEMIPFIGEEIDVMAPDMGTNEQTMAWMLDTYSTHAGHLVPGIVTGKPINLQGSAGRTRATGHGVAFLASRALNKLGVALRSASAVVQGFGNVGLHTALTLASYGVDVRGISDVTGALWSEKGIDVQKLSDHVAKTGGVVGFDGADAIDPAEMLCQPCDVLAPAACGMVITGANAPRLQCKVLVEGANGPTTPEADAVFEKRGDIFVVPDVLANAGGVTVSYFEWVQNLQRYRWTEREVLTRLETILEGAFNRVLQFAERHGLAHRTAAQALAIQTVAEVKSQRGMFP; encoded by the coding sequence ATGGCGGCGGAACAGTTCGATCAGGTTGCCGACTTCCTCGAGCTTAATGACGAGCTCCGCGAGCGCTGCAAGTGGCCGAAACGCCTGATCACCGTCACCATCCCCGTGCGACACGACGACGGATCGACCCAGGTCTACTTCGGCCACCGGGTGCAGCACCACCTGACCCGCGGGCCGGTGAAGGGCGGCCTGCGCTTCCATCCGGACGTCGAGCTCGGCGAAGTCGCGGCGCTGGCGATGTGGATGAACTGGAAGTGCGCGCTGATGGACCTGCCGTTCGGCGGCGGCAAGGGCGGCGTCAATTGCGACCCGCGCCACCTTTCCCTCGGCGAGCAGGAGCGGATCACCCGTCGCTACACGATGGAAATGATCCCGTTCATTGGCGAGGAGATCGATGTCATGGCGCCCGACATGGGAACCAACGAGCAGACGATGGCATGGATGCTCGACACCTACTCGACCCACGCCGGCCATCTCGTTCCCGGCATCGTCACCGGCAAGCCGATCAACCTCCAAGGCTCCGCCGGCCGCACGCGCGCCACCGGCCACGGCGTCGCCTTCCTCGCCTCGCGGGCGCTCAACAAGCTCGGCGTCGCATTGCGCTCGGCATCGGCGGTCGTCCAGGGATTCGGAAACGTCGGTCTCCACACCGCCCTGACGCTCGCGTCATATGGCGTCGATGTCCGGGGCATCTCGGACGTCACCGGAGCGCTGTGGAGCGAAAAGGGCATCGACGTGCAGAAGCTTTCCGACCATGTCGCCAAGACCGGCGGGGTGGTCGGCTTCGACGGTGCGGACGCCATCGATCCTGCGGAGATGCTCTGCCAGCCGTGCGACGTGCTCGCGCCGGCGGCGTGCGGCATGGTGATTACCGGAGCGAACGCGCCAAGGCTCCAGTGCAAGGTGCTGGTCGAGGGCGCCAACGGTCCGACGACCCCCGAGGCGGATGCGGTTTTCGAGAAACGCGGCGACATCTTCGTCGTGCCCGACGTCCTCGCCAATGCGGGCGGCGTCACGGTGTCCTACTTCGAGTGGGTGCAGAACCTGCAGCGCTACCGGTGGACCGAGCGCGAGGTGCTGACCCGCCTCGAAACCATTCTTGAGGGCGCGTTCAACCGGGTCCTGCAGTTCGCGGAACGCCACGGGCTCGCCCATCGCACGGCGGCCCAGGCGCTGGCCATCCAGACCGTCGCCGAAGTCAAAAGCCAGCGCGGCATGTTCCCATGA
- a CDS encoding glycosyltransferase: MERLMVDGRFFRLGDERVFLQLITYGPLPGGWPEDFEGDFKRIAATGADAIRLYQHAPRRLLDAAKSCGLRVFQGLEWPHACDFLGNGGIAPGLRAMEDACIENGHHPALAGVFVANEVPADLVRWMGAERVREALEALIHSGKERWPHLLWAYANYPSTEYLEPGNADFTAMNVYLEREPDFRAYLRRLHHVAGDRPLMVSEFGLDSMRNGEERQAEALGWGIRACRELGTAGVAAYAWSDRWWNAGAEVKDWSFGLIDRQGEAKPALGAVTEAFAADPEPVPETSAFSVIVCCRDGRERIGRCLESLRMLNGPEPEVIVVDDGSTDGTGELVETRFPEVRLVRLEAGGLSAARNAGAAAASREIVAFTDDDCEVDPDWLIELGHCFESGWDAVGGPNLPPPPSNAFEAVIASAPGAASHVMLDDLEAEHVPGCNLAVRRTTYFAIGGFDPAFRTAGDDVDFCWRLRDAGMRIGFAPNGFVWHHRRPCASGYLRQQIGYGKAEALLMRKHPRRFSPSGDAIWKGVIYGGGPVRVEGEAVIYHGSMGMAGYQGVITRMQPLRPLFGRFDRPACRLLLKLLTWIAPRLRSQARIGRFRGPLPPQGTLTETPDAELAIYVSGGRESVLRKLLDLGWEAGGPTDGWDVQKDGTRVLVACEHFDDGASRLRIRVWGDGSRLPDFDSIGA; this comes from the coding sequence ATGGAGCGACTCATGGTGGACGGCAGGTTTTTCCGGCTCGGCGACGAGCGGGTCTTCCTGCAGCTGATCACCTATGGTCCGCTCCCCGGCGGTTGGCCGGAGGACTTTGAGGGCGATTTCAAGCGGATCGCGGCCACCGGGGCTGATGCAATCCGGCTCTACCAGCACGCGCCCCGGCGATTGCTCGATGCGGCGAAAAGCTGCGGGCTCCGGGTGTTTCAAGGTCTCGAGTGGCCTCATGCCTGCGACTTCCTAGGAAATGGCGGCATCGCACCGGGGCTGCGTGCGATGGAGGACGCCTGCATCGAGAATGGTCACCATCCCGCGCTGGCGGGTGTGTTCGTAGCCAATGAGGTTCCGGCCGATCTGGTCCGGTGGATGGGCGCCGAGCGGGTCCGTGAGGCGCTTGAGGCGCTGATTCACTCCGGCAAAGAACGCTGGCCGCATCTGCTCTGGGCTTACGCGAACTACCCGAGCACCGAGTATCTCGAACCGGGCAACGCGGATTTCACCGCGATGAATGTCTACCTCGAACGGGAGCCGGATTTCCGGGCTTACCTGCGGCGACTTCATCACGTGGCGGGCGACCGACCGCTGATGGTGTCGGAGTTCGGCCTCGATTCGATGAGGAATGGAGAGGAACGGCAGGCCGAGGCGCTGGGCTGGGGCATCCGGGCGTGCCGCGAACTCGGGACTGCCGGTGTTGCGGCCTACGCGTGGAGCGACCGCTGGTGGAATGCCGGCGCCGAGGTGAAGGATTGGTCATTCGGACTGATCGACCGCCAAGGTGAGGCGAAGCCGGCGCTGGGAGCGGTGACCGAGGCATTCGCGGCCGACCCGGAACCCGTCCCGGAAACGTCGGCATTCAGCGTGATCGTTTGCTGCAGGGACGGTCGTGAACGGATCGGCCGCTGTCTCGAGTCGCTGAGGATGCTGAACGGGCCCGAGCCGGAGGTGATCGTGGTCGACGACGGCTCTACCGATGGAACCGGCGAGCTCGTCGAAACGAGATTCCCGGAAGTCCGGCTGGTGCGCCTCGAAGCCGGCGGCCTCAGCGCGGCCCGCAATGCCGGTGCCGCCGCCGCCAGCCGCGAGATCGTCGCATTCACCGACGACGACTGCGAGGTCGACCCCGACTGGTTGATCGAACTCGGACATTGCTTCGAGTCCGGCTGGGACGCGGTGGGCGGTCCCAACCTGCCGCCTCCGCCGTCGAACGCGTTCGAGGCGGTGATTGCCTCCGCCCCCGGGGCCGCCAGCCACGTGATGCTCGATGACCTTGAGGCCGAGCACGTGCCTGGATGCAATCTCGCGGTACGACGCACGACGTACTTCGCGATCGGCGGGTTCGATCCGGCATTCCGGACCGCAGGTGACGATGTCGACTTTTGCTGGCGATTGCGCGACGCCGGCATGCGGATCGGTTTCGCTCCCAACGGATTCGTCTGGCACCACCGGCGTCCCTGCGCCAGCGGCTACCTCCGGCAGCAGATCGGCTACGGCAAGGCTGAGGCGCTGCTGATGCGCAAGCATCCCCGCCGTTTCTCACCTTCGGGAGACGCGATCTGGAAGGGCGTCATCTACGGCGGAGGCCCGGTGCGGGTCGAAGGCGAGGCCGTGATCTACCATGGTTCGATGGGAATGGCGGGCTACCAAGGGGTGATCACCCGGATGCAACCCCTGCGGCCGCTTTTCGGGCGCTTCGACCGTCCGGCGTGCCGGCTGCTGCTCAAGCTGCTGACGTGGATCGCGCCCCGGCTCCGTTCCCAAGCGCGGATCGGGAGATTTCGCGGACCGCTACCGCCCCAAGGGACGCTCACCGAAACCCCCGACGCGGAGCTCGCCATCTATGTGTCGGGCGGACGAGAATCCGTGCTCCGGAAGCTGCTGGACCTCGGCTGGGAGGCCGGAGGGCCGACCGACGGCTGGGACGTGCAGAAGGATGGCACCCGGGTACTGGTTGCGTGCGAACACTTCGATGACGGGGCGAGCCGCCTGAGGATCCGGGTTTGGGGCGATGGGTCGCGGCTTCCCGACTTCGACAGCATCGGAGCCTGA
- a CDS encoding methyltransferase domain-containing protein: MNWNVLLLAFSLVIPVAAQAPKEESVRPGINEKFLDPELKVDDWLKRFEVESREVFHARDAVLAACKIKPGMRVADIGAGTGLYTRMFADAVGKDGWVYAVDINGAFLHHIQARAKQEGHANISAILCPEDSVSLPPNSIDVAFACDTYHHFEYPMSTLASLLRALKPGGTFVVVDFKRIEGESTDWVLGHVRAGEEVFRKEIETAGLKFEEKVEVPGLEENYFLRFSKPAAP, translated from the coding sequence ATGAATTGGAACGTACTCCTGCTGGCATTTTCGCTCGTTATCCCGGTCGCGGCCCAAGCTCCGAAAGAGGAAAGCGTCCGCCCGGGAATCAACGAGAAGTTCCTCGATCCGGAGCTCAAGGTCGACGATTGGCTGAAGCGGTTCGAAGTCGAGAGCCGAGAAGTTTTCCACGCCCGCGATGCGGTGCTCGCCGCCTGCAAGATCAAGCCGGGCATGCGTGTCGCGGATATCGGAGCCGGCACCGGACTCTACACCCGGATGTTCGCGGACGCTGTGGGCAAAGACGGCTGGGTCTATGCGGTCGACATCAACGGAGCGTTTCTGCACCACATCCAGGCGCGGGCGAAACAGGAGGGCCACGCCAACATCTCGGCGATCCTCTGCCCGGAGGATTCGGTCTCGCTGCCGCCGAACTCGATCGATGTGGCCTTCGCCTGCGACACCTACCACCACTTCGAGTATCCGATGTCTACGCTCGCCTCGCTGCTCCGCGCCCTCAAGCCGGGCGGCACCTTCGTGGTGGTCGATTTCAAGCGGATTGAGGGCGAGTCGACCGACTGGGTGCTCGGTCACGTCAGGGCGGGCGAGGAGGTCTTCCGCAAGGAGATCGAGACCGCCGGACTGAAGTTCGAGGAGAAGGTCGAGGTCCCGGGGCTGGAGGAGAACTACTTCCTCCGCTTCTCGAAACCCGCGGCGCCCTGA
- the queA gene encoding tRNA preQ1(34) S-adenosylmethionine ribosyltransferase-isomerase QueA has translation MRTSDFHYDLPEELIASRPLEERAASRMLVLHRDTGEIEHRMFRDLPDYLRPDDLLMLNDTKVIPARVFSDDGKIELLCLDRPSNTEWRCLVKPGKKMREGRTVTVGGATGTVVEVFENGDRLVRWDREVSLDEHGHLALPHYMGRDDEASDRDRYQTVFAREEGAIAAPTAGLHFTPEMLADIDHAFLTLHVGVGTFRPVSVETPEEHEMHSERYVLTEQSAKRINAAGRVVAVGTTVTRVLEHLGRETEQPGGMPADEQGCSSLPLRLEETEHRGETDIFIYPPYRFRVVDVLLTNFHLPESTLIMLVSALAGREKVLAAYREAVRERYRFYSYGDCMLVV, from the coding sequence CTGAGAACCAGCGACTTTCACTACGACCTGCCGGAGGAGCTGATCGCCTCCAGGCCGCTCGAGGAGCGTGCCGCCTCGCGGATGCTGGTGCTGCACCGGGACACCGGCGAGATCGAGCACCGGATGTTCCGCGATCTTCCGGACTATCTCCGGCCGGACGATCTGCTGATGCTCAACGACACCAAGGTCATTCCGGCCCGGGTCTTTTCTGACGACGGCAAGATCGAGTTGCTCTGCCTCGACCGGCCCTCGAACACCGAGTGGCGGTGTCTGGTGAAGCCGGGCAAGAAGATGCGCGAGGGCCGGACGGTAACGGTCGGCGGAGCTACGGGGACCGTCGTAGAAGTATTCGAAAACGGTGACCGGCTTGTTCGCTGGGACCGGGAAGTCAGTCTGGACGAACACGGCCACCTCGCGCTTCCCCACTACATGGGTCGAGATGACGAGGCATCCGACCGCGACCGCTACCAGACGGTGTTCGCCAGGGAGGAAGGAGCGATCGCCGCTCCGACCGCCGGCCTCCACTTCACTCCAGAGATGCTTGCCGACATCGATCACGCGTTCCTGACGCTCCACGTCGGCGTCGGCACCTTCCGGCCGGTGAGTGTCGAGACGCCCGAGGAACACGAGATGCACTCCGAGCGCTACGTTCTAACAGAGCAGTCGGCGAAGCGGATCAATGCCGCCGGGAGGGTGGTGGCGGTCGGGACGACCGTGACGCGGGTGCTGGAACATCTGGGGAGGGAAACGGAGCAACCCGGGGGGATGCCCGCGGACGAGCAAGGGTGCTCGTCCCTACCTTTGCGGTTGGAGGAAACGGAGCATCGGGGCGAAACCGACATCTTCATCTATCCGCCTTACCGGTTTCGGGTGGTGGACGTGCTGCTGACGAATTTCCACCTGCCCGAGAGCACACTGATCATGCTGGTAAGCGCTCTGGCAGGGCGGGAAAAGGTTCTGGCCGCCTATCGCGAAGCGGTTCGTGAGCGCTACCGGTTCTACAGCTACGGCGACTGCATGCTGGTGGTTTGA
- a CDS encoding immunoglobulin-like domain-containing protein translates to MRFARTLVAAAAFLLPATALAQLQVSVMPSYSQNTSYGNAGLNQPIQVWGRAWGGTAPYTYSLNFGDGTPDAGGAVGNPDDIGTTHTYTTAGVKTFTLTVTDAASTVVSRSGTIRVFSTPTQDQRVNMAIEKALRYLYLNQNQVAADQSVWHAYPAGSSNRSEFTVGSTGATVLAFEENGHLPGNDPVGDIYAPTTQRGLNWLTVAAGDVSISPQPFGDPDTNGNGVGTYLYAGGHESYANSFAALALIASEQSAAAAQARTIPSGPLAGKSYYETVQDIIDLFNYSQSDGAGSGGWLYNIRTSNSGGLDGSAMQWPALVSRAAEDLWGITTPSWVTDRNAAGFKALQNANGGIGYRANNSWLNSGKTGGALVAWQVAGLTPGNDPDVARGLDFIEASFHVNSTGSSDAASTGTFGQWYGMYGLKKGLQLQEVSTLQTPTGPRDWQADYDSWLLGEAAGIAPTTATGYRNTNSMFGQRPDGSWASTNQWPGTYITDPDIATAHGVLILTRSVTVALPVAVIAEVDEVSTKPGQRSFQMDGTGSFHSDPALSISEYRWDFDASDGVDFDNPDAVGAIVTNPGYSVVGNYTVSLQVRDNSDPQRVGQTTELVVAVDTDVAPTAIGIPAGQISYNAKPGDTVTFDGTESFDPDGDPITLYEWDLDGDGQFDDATGATPEIVAGPPASVSIRLRVTALGKTGISPEVPFVVSLNDLSVGSLTASDIDPGVSADITVVIDNDPGSGNAFSNVLVRFYDGNPLAGGAQLGGNFNVDLPAGASVPLTADDLPLGGAEFVWVYIDANGQVPECDEGNNIASVNATNQPPVAVAQSITVPANANCEGVATAADFDGGSSDPDGDPITLSVTPAGPYPLGVTPVTLTVTDPLGETDTDTATITVVDTTPPVILLVGDDPQTIECGAAYEELGATAADHCDGDVTASIVIDTNAVDTSALGSYLVAYDVSDAAGNSAVTVFRTINVVDSTPPVLTLNGPPTMTLECGVDIYSELGATAADECDPDVGVIIGGDTVNVHTPGIYVVTYDATDASGNAAAPLTRVVTVADSTPPVIVLNGDSPQRVECGAAYVEAGATAADICDGDLTPAIVIDSSWVDTGVLGSYLVTYDVTDAAGNVAVTVFRTVIVEDTTPPVLTLNGAADVTLECGVDSYTELGAGVTDNCDAGVSVVIGGDAVADSPGVYVVTYDATDASGNAATQLVRTVTVVDTTPPVITCPGDMEVPTLGPLGVVVNFSVTATDACDPAPVVVCTPASGTVFPVGETLVTCTAIDAAGLEDTCTFTVKVLSAEELLCALIECVEQMDIHHGIKNALLAKLRNSKSSLRRGRMNAAINQLEAFMSHVESQRGKKLTDEQADHLLAKAAVVHAAMTGVPYGDPYLATIDLPPGFQMYLGAGVVQGKLMIYPEQVEGLGGSSTLLQLVWNGLGVLESAEDPSGPWEEVEIADPPYWHAVTPEEPVKFFRVNQP, encoded by the coding sequence ATGCGATTCGCACGAACCCTGGTCGCCGCGGCAGCCTTCCTGCTACCCGCGACAGCCCTCGCCCAACTGCAGGTCTCGGTGATGCCGAGCTACTCGCAGAATACCTCCTACGGCAATGCCGGTCTCAACCAGCCGATCCAGGTCTGGGGCCGAGCCTGGGGAGGAACCGCTCCCTACACCTACTCGCTGAACTTCGGGGACGGAACCCCGGATGCCGGAGGCGCCGTGGGCAACCCGGACGACATCGGTACAACCCACACCTACACCACCGCCGGGGTGAAGACCTTCACGCTGACGGTGACCGACGCCGCAAGCACGGTGGTCAGCCGTTCGGGCACGATCCGGGTCTTTTCCACCCCGACGCAGGACCAGCGGGTGAACATGGCGATCGAGAAGGCGTTGAGGTACTTGTATCTGAACCAGAATCAGGTCGCCGCCGATCAAAGCGTTTGGCACGCTTACCCGGCTGGAAGCAGCAACCGGAGCGAGTTCACGGTCGGATCGACAGGTGCCACCGTTCTGGCCTTCGAGGAGAACGGCCACCTTCCGGGCAACGACCCGGTCGGAGACATCTACGCGCCGACCACTCAGCGGGGCTTGAACTGGCTGACCGTCGCCGCAGGCGATGTTTCAATCTCCCCCCAGCCTTTCGGAGATCCGGACACCAACGGCAACGGTGTCGGCACCTATCTTTATGCCGGAGGCCACGAGTCATATGCGAACAGCTTCGCGGCTCTTGCCTTGATCGCTTCGGAGCAGTCGGCCGCCGCCGCCCAAGCACGCACCATCCCCTCCGGGCCGCTTGCCGGAAAGTCCTACTACGAAACAGTTCAGGACATCATCGATCTCTTCAACTACTCGCAGTCGGACGGTGCCGGCAGTGGAGGTTGGCTCTACAATATCAGGACTTCGAACTCCGGTGGCCTTGACGGTTCCGCGATGCAATGGCCGGCGCTTGTCTCAAGGGCGGCGGAGGATCTTTGGGGCATCACGACGCCGTCCTGGGTGACGGACCGCAACGCCGCAGGCTTCAAAGCCTTGCAGAACGCCAACGGTGGCATCGGCTACCGGGCGAACAATTCGTGGCTCAACTCCGGCAAAACGGGAGGTGCGCTGGTGGCCTGGCAAGTGGCGGGCCTCACACCGGGCAACGATCCCGATGTGGCGAGAGGTTTGGATTTCATCGAGGCCAGCTTCCATGTGAATTCGACCGGCAGCAGCGATGCGGCATCTACCGGAACCTTCGGCCAGTGGTACGGGATGTACGGGCTTAAGAAAGGCCTTCAACTCCAGGAGGTCAGCACCCTTCAAACTCCGACGGGTCCGCGTGACTGGCAGGCCGACTACGACTCCTGGCTGCTTGGGGAAGCGGCGGGTATCGCCCCCACCACCGCCACAGGCTATCGCAACACCAACAGCATGTTCGGCCAGCGCCCGGATGGCTCTTGGGCGAGCACCAATCAGTGGCCTGGAACCTACATCACGGACCCGGACATCGCCACCGCCCACGGGGTGCTGATTCTCACCCGCAGCGTGACCGTGGCCCTCCCGGTGGCGGTGATCGCCGAGGTGGATGAAGTCAGCACCAAGCCCGGCCAACGTTCCTTCCAGATGGACGGCACCGGCTCTTTCCACTCGGATCCGGCGCTTTCGATCTCCGAATACCGCTGGGACTTCGACGCCAGTGACGGGGTCGACTTCGACAACCCGGACGCGGTCGGCGCGATCGTCACCAACCCGGGCTACTCGGTCGTCGGCAACTACACCGTCTCGCTGCAGGTCCGCGATAATTCGGATCCCCAGCGCGTCGGCCAGACGACCGAGCTGGTAGTGGCTGTCGATACCGACGTCGCTCCCACCGCGATTGGCATTCCGGCCGGACAAATCTCGTACAACGCCAAGCCCGGCGACACCGTCACTTTCGACGGCACCGAGTCCTTCGACCCGGACGGCGATCCGATCACGCTCTACGAGTGGGACCTTGATGGCGACGGTCAGTTCGACGACGCGACCGGCGCGACGCCTGAGATCGTCGCCGGGCCTCCCGCGTCGGTTTCGATCCGTTTGCGTGTCACCGCCCTTGGCAAAACCGGTATCAGTCCGGAAGTACCCTTCGTGGTTTCGCTGAATGACCTCTCGGTCGGCAGCCTGACCGCCAGTGACATCGATCCCGGTGTTTCCGCCGACATCACGGTAGTCATCGACAACGACCCCGGGTCGGGAAATGCGTTCAGCAATGTCCTTGTACGCTTCTATGACGGCAACCCTCTTGCGGGTGGAGCCCAGCTCGGCGGTAATTTCAACGTCGACCTTCCTGCAGGTGCATCGGTTCCGCTGACCGCGGATGACCTGCCGCTTGGAGGAGCGGAGTTCGTGTGGGTCTACATCGACGCCAACGGCCAGGTTCCGGAGTGTGACGAGGGCAACAACATCGCGTCGGTCAATGCCACCAACCAGCCGCCGGTCGCGGTGGCCCAGAGCATCACGGTTCCCGCCAACGCCAACTGCGAGGGTGTTGCAACGGCAGCCGACTTCGATGGCGGATCCTCGGATCCGGACGGCGACCCGATCACTCTCAGCGTCACGCCCGCAGGTCCCTATCCGCTCGGAGTCACCCCGGTCACGCTTACCGTCACCGATCCGCTTGGCGAGACCGATACCGACACCGCCACGATCACCGTGGTCGATACGACTCCGCCGGTGATCCTTTTGGTCGGTGACGATCCCCAAACGATCGAGTGCGGTGCCGCATACGAGGAACTCGGTGCGACGGCGGCGGACCACTGCGACGGCGACGTGACGGCATCGATCGTGATCGACACCAACGCGGTGGATACCTCGGCTCTGGGTTCCTACCTGGTCGCCTACGATGTGTCTGACGCTGCCGGCAACTCGGCGGTCACGGTATTCCGCACGATCAACGTCGTCGACAGCACCCCCCCGGTGCTGACCTTGAACGGACCGCCCACGATGACCCTCGAATGCGGGGTCGACATCTATTCGGAGCTCGGTGCGACCGCGGCGGACGAATGTGATCCGGACGTGGGAGTGATCATTGGCGGCGACACGGTGAATGTGCACACGCCGGGGATCTATGTCGTGACCTACGATGCCACCGACGCTTCGGGCAACGCGGCGGCGCCACTGACCCGGGTGGTGACGGTCGCGGACTCGACGCCGCCGGTGATCGTGCTCAACGGCGACAGTCCGCAACGGGTCGAATGCGGTGCGGCTTACGTCGAAGCGGGAGCGACCGCGGCGGACATTTGCGATGGCGATCTAACTCCGGCGATCGTGATCGACAGCAGCTGGGTCGACACTGGGGTATTGGGTTCGTATCTGGTGACCTACGATGTGACCGATGCCGCCGGCAATGTGGCGGTCACGGTGTTCCGGACTGTGATTGTTGAGGACACCACGCCGCCTGTGTTGACGCTGAACGGAGCTGCTGACGTCACCCTCGAATGCGGGGTCGACAGCTACACGGAACTCGGAGCGGGAGTGACGGACAACTGTGATGCGGGAGTGTCGGTGGTCATCGGAGGCGACGCGGTGGCGGACAGCCCGGGTGTCTACGTGGTCACTTACGATGCGACCGATGCTTCGGGAAATGCCGCGACCCAGTTGGTCAGGACCGTGACGGTGGTGGACACCACTCCACCGGTGATCACCTGCCCGGGCGACATGGAGGTCCCGACCCTGGGCCCGCTGGGCGTGGTGGTGAACTTCAGCGTCACCGCGACGGACGCCTGCGATCCGGCACCGGTGGTCGTGTGCACGCCCGCGTCGGGGACGGTCTTCCCGGTGGGCGAAACCTTGGTGACCTGTACGGCGATCGATGCGGCCGGGCTGGAGGACACCTGCACGTTCACCGTCAAGGTGCTCTCGGCCGAGGAGCTGCTGTGCGCGCTGATCGAGTGCGTCGAGCAGATGGACATCCACCACGGCATCAAGAACGCCCTGCTCGCCAAGCTGCGGAACTCGAAGAGCAGCCTGCGGCGCGGGCGGATGAACGCTGCGATCAACCAGTTGGAGGCCTTCATGAGCCACGTTGAGAGCCAGCGGGGGAAGAAGCTGACCGACGAGCAGGCCGACCACCTGTTGGCGAAGGCGGCGGTGGTGCATGCGGCGATGACGGGCGTCCCTTACGGAGATCCGTATCTTGCGACGATCGATCTGCCGCCCGGATTCCAGATGTATCTGGGTGCGGGCGTGGTCCAGGGCAAACTGATGATCTACCCCGAACAGGTCGAAGGTTTGGGCGGCAGCAGCACGCTTCTGCAGCTGGTCTGGAACGGCCTGGGCGTTCTGGAAAGTGCGGAGGATCCCTCGGGTCCATGGGAAGAGGTGGAAATCGCCGACCCGCCGTACTGGCACGCCGTGACGCCCGAGGAGCCGGTGAAGTTCTTCCGGGTCAACCAGCCGTAG